A stretch of Synechococcus sp. WH 8020 DNA encodes these proteins:
- a CDS encoding TM2 domain-containing protein — protein sequence MSEVSKFEFYNDISLSHKEYTIGIALALSLGWCGVHRFWLGDSKGGFIYLIFFWTLLPFIFSIVDAICMKRTCKKINNDHAVEAIAYR from the coding sequence ATGAGCGAAGTAAGCAAATTTGAGTTTTACAATGATATTAGTCTGAGTCATAAAGAATATACGATTGGGATAGCTTTGGCTCTTTCTCTGGGATGGTGTGGAGTCCATAGATTCTGGCTTGGTGACAGCAAAGGAGGCTTTATCTATTTGATATTTTTCTGGACATTGCTCCCTTTTATCTTCTCCATTGTTGATGCAATATGCATGAAGCGTACATGCAAAAAAATAAACAACGATCATGCTGTTGAAGCGATAGCTTATCGCTGA
- the trmH gene encoding tRNA (guanosine(18)-2'-O)-methyltransferase TrmH produces MPILPRRFERLRVVLNQRMANLTVLVEHVDKPHNLSAILRSCDAVGVLEAHAVSLSGRSRTYNSTAQGSQRWVPLHGHSSIEAAVKTLKDRGFHLYGTNLSVDAVDYRDCDFTGPSAFVLGAEKWGLSENATQLMDTDVFIPMRGMVQSLNVSVATATLLFEALRQREAAGLAPSDGEGIPAENYDNVLFEWAYPDVALWCREQKRPYPTLNDVGEIQEDLPRTERLKY; encoded by the coding sequence ATGCCCATCCTTCCCCGTCGTTTCGAGCGGTTGCGTGTGGTTTTGAACCAGCGCATGGCCAACCTCACCGTTCTGGTCGAGCATGTGGACAAACCCCACAACCTGTCAGCCATCCTGCGCAGCTGCGATGCCGTTGGCGTCCTTGAAGCCCATGCCGTGAGCCTCAGTGGTCGCTCACGCACGTACAACAGCACGGCCCAAGGCAGTCAACGCTGGGTGCCATTGCACGGCCACTCCAGTATCGAGGCAGCCGTTAAAACCCTGAAAGACAGGGGTTTTCACTTGTATGGCACCAATCTGAGCGTGGATGCAGTCGATTACCGCGACTGTGACTTCACAGGACCCAGCGCCTTTGTTTTAGGAGCAGAAAAATGGGGACTCAGCGAAAACGCCACCCAGCTGATGGACACCGACGTGTTCATCCCGATGCGCGGGATGGTGCAGTCGCTGAACGTATCGGTGGCGACCGCCACCCTTTTGTTTGAGGCCCTGCGTCAGCGAGAAGCGGCTGGACTTGCCCCTTCCGATGGAGAGGGAATCCCGGCAGAAAACTACGACAATGTGTTGTTCGAGTGGGCCTATCCGGATGTGGCGCTGTGGTGCCGAGAACAAAAACGCCCCTATCCAACCCTCAACGATGTGGGCGAGATTCAAGAAGATCTACCCCGCACTGAAAGGCTGAAGTATTAA
- a CDS encoding glycine zipper 2TM domain-containing protein, which translates to MKRAGFAVALMLLSAAPSLARPINVYDDQSVYVNQRYGGSARDPWVGANRRDVYVNNQDTNSCVEGSVIGGLLGAGLGAALSRGNGRWIGVPVGGAAGALLGCQVDGG; encoded by the coding sequence ATGAAACGCGCCGGGTTCGCTGTTGCTTTGATGCTGCTGTCGGCTGCACCTTCATTGGCTAGGCCAATCAATGTCTATGACGATCAATCTGTTTATGTAAATCAGCGTTATGGCGGTTCGGCTCGCGATCCTTGGGTCGGTGCAAATCGTCGCGATGTCTACGTGAACAATCAAGACACCAATAGTTGCGTTGAAGGCAGCGTGATCGGGGGGTTGTTGGGTGCTGGCCTTGGTGCTGCGTTGTCACGGGGCAACGGCCGCTGGATTGGTGTTCCCGTTGGTGGTGCCGCTGGGGCCCTGCTGGGTTGCCAAGTGGATGGGGGCTGA
- a CDS encoding MGMT family protein: protein MQISTERSFDERVCHAVSLIPHGRLATYGQVADLIGAWGCARQVGWALRRLSLPSEVPWQRVVNAKGRISMSLSREGSDWMQRQLLIAEGIPVDGEGRLPLRRFLWMPDLEALTLEINQFAIARE, encoded by the coding sequence ATGCAGATCAGTACTGAGAGAAGCTTCGATGAGCGGGTTTGTCATGCCGTCAGTTTGATTCCGCATGGCCGTTTGGCCACCTATGGCCAGGTGGCTGACCTGATCGGGGCCTGGGGCTGTGCGCGTCAGGTGGGATGGGCCCTGCGCCGGCTGAGCTTGCCTTCTGAAGTGCCTTGGCAGCGCGTTGTTAATGCTAAAGGACGGATTTCGATGAGTCTCAGTCGCGAGGGCTCAGATTGGATGCAGCGGCAGCTTTTGATCGCAGAGGGAATTCCTGTGGATGGAGAAGGCAGGCTCCCCTTGCGGCGATTTCTCTGGATGCCGGACCTCGAGGCGCTAACTCTGGAGATCAACCAATTTGCCATTGCCCGTGAGTGA
- a CDS encoding 16S rRNA (cytosine(967)-C(5))-methyltransferase, producing MPVSEPKANGEKIGLPARRLALEVLEAVAAGAYADVALERALRQNPLSPADRGLATELAYGCIRWRQWLDGWLDRFGKVPAHQQPPRLRWLLHLGLYQVLRMQRIPAAAAVDTTVELAKRQRLSKLSPVVNGVLRSALRAKEAGETLPLSDQSAERLALCHSLPVWFAESLLSWSAPDQAERVAVACNQVPPLDLRVNRLCSTPDEVAAELAEAGVPTQPIDACPDGLQVLSPAGDLRRWPGFEEGHWSVQDRSAQGVAPLLAPQPGDRILDACAAPGGKATHLAELVRDEGQIWAVDRSAGRLKRVAANAARLGCGSIHALAADATNLLELKPEWRGFFQRILLDAPCSGLGTLSRHPDARWRVTPATVEELLPLQAQLLAAMLPLLAPGGRLVYATCTIHPAENLGQVNKFLQDHPDFQLESEQQRWPDPEGGDGFYTAVITAPAKA from the coding sequence TTGCCCGTGAGTGAGCCCAAAGCCAACGGCGAGAAAATTGGTTTACCGGCGCGTCGTTTGGCTTTGGAGGTGCTGGAGGCCGTTGCTGCGGGTGCCTATGCCGATGTGGCCCTAGAGCGAGCCCTTCGTCAAAATCCCCTGTCTCCTGCGGATCGCGGCCTGGCCACCGAGCTTGCCTATGGATGCATTCGCTGGCGTCAATGGCTCGATGGTTGGTTGGATCGTTTCGGCAAAGTTCCAGCTCATCAACAACCGCCCCGGTTGCGTTGGCTCTTGCATCTCGGCCTTTACCAAGTGCTACGCATGCAGCGCATCCCTGCTGCTGCAGCCGTGGACACCACGGTGGAGCTTGCTAAGCGACAACGGCTCTCCAAGCTGTCGCCCGTGGTGAATGGTGTGCTTCGTTCGGCCCTTCGCGCCAAGGAGGCCGGCGAGACCCTGCCCCTGTCTGACCAATCTGCCGAACGTCTGGCGTTGTGCCATTCCCTGCCTGTTTGGTTTGCTGAAAGCTTGTTGAGCTGGTCTGCTCCTGACCAGGCCGAGCGGGTGGCTGTTGCCTGTAATCAAGTTCCCCCCTTGGATCTGCGGGTGAATCGCTTGTGCAGCACACCTGACGAGGTGGCGGCTGAATTAGCCGAGGCGGGGGTGCCGACGCAACCGATCGATGCTTGTCCAGATGGGTTGCAGGTGCTGTCGCCTGCGGGGGATTTGCGACGTTGGCCTGGTTTTGAAGAGGGGCATTGGAGCGTGCAGGATCGATCGGCCCAGGGTGTTGCTCCGCTGTTAGCGCCTCAGCCTGGAGATCGGATTCTTGATGCTTGCGCCGCTCCTGGTGGGAAGGCAACCCATCTGGCGGAGCTGGTCAGGGATGAGGGTCAGATCTGGGCTGTGGATCGCTCGGCGGGTCGCTTAAAGCGAGTGGCTGCCAACGCTGCACGCTTGGGATGTGGTTCGATCCATGCGCTGGCAGCGGATGCAACCAACCTCCTTGAGCTAAAGCCCGAATGGCGTGGTTTCTTTCAACGCATCCTCCTGGATGCTCCATGCTCGGGACTGGGGACCTTGTCCCGTCATCCCGATGCCCGTTGGCGCGTCACGCCTGCCACGGTGGAGGAGTTGTTGCCGCTGCAAGCGCAATTGCTGGCGGCGATGTTGCCGCTGCTCGCTCCTGGTGGGCGATTGGTGTATGCAACGTGCACGATTCATCCCGCCGAGAATCTGGGACAAGTCAACAAGTTCCTTCAGGATCATCCTGATTTTCAGTTGGAGTCCGAGCAGCAGCGCTGGCCAGATCCCGAGGGGGGTGATGGGTTTTACACCGCAGTGATCACTGCACCGGCAAAGGCCTAA
- a CDS encoding transglycosylase domain-containing protein produces the protein MNRTRRHWILVAGVAVAIGSGAALGQAAITRAFDSTLPDAREINLFNRPGTITLLSTNGKVIQKLGPATREKIKPGQMPQLVMQSFIAAEDRRFFDHNGVDIWGIGRAVFTNLKQGSVREGASTITQQLARTVFLSQDRTFTRKLKEAALAYKLERQLSKEQILEQYLNFVYLGSSAYGVSDAAWVYFSKQPEELNLPEAALIAGMPPAPSLYSPLVNPEIALQRRSIVLSRMEQEGFITSDEAEEARNSPLALKPAIPKYYNSTAPYFTTWVAQQLPTMLTPEQLEVGGLKVRTSLNLDWQRKAQKVVREIAPNGTEGVIVSIAPGTGLVRVMVGGKNFYSSQFNRSTQALRSPGSTFKLFPYSAAINAGIKPEDKFLDKPRCWNGYCPKNFGKKYFGYISLADALKNSLNTVAVQLQDKVGFDPIIAMANNLGIGNQRPLGRYYPMAIGAYEQTVLDMTAAYSAVTNRGVYVKPTAFEEIRGPGGVVLWNRRVDGDRGKRAMDSDVADTMNWMLQRVVSGGTGIAAKLDDRPVAGKTGTSEGARDIWFIGSIPQLTTAVWFGHDNNAETKSNSGESAWAWKQFMNQIKSEFPAQKFPPKPKTVRPVLTRPGKKKASNPNQPNPADGPLPDRDLFGETDDPANNNSAPPTPRYVSPSGGPPVDEFFRPLPVQ, from the coding sequence GTGAATCGCACCCGTCGTCACTGGATCTTGGTCGCAGGCGTCGCCGTTGCGATTGGTAGTGGTGCTGCGCTCGGCCAAGCCGCCATCACGCGAGCGTTTGATTCAACCTTGCCTGATGCAAGAGAAATCAATCTTTTCAATCGGCCTGGAACGATCACACTCCTTTCGACCAACGGCAAGGTGATCCAAAAACTCGGGCCAGCGACCCGGGAGAAAATCAAACCAGGGCAAATGCCCCAGCTCGTGATGCAATCCTTCATCGCAGCTGAAGACCGCCGCTTCTTTGACCACAACGGCGTTGATATCTGGGGAATCGGACGGGCTGTCTTCACAAATTTGAAGCAGGGCTCTGTTCGAGAAGGTGCGAGCACGATCACCCAACAACTGGCCCGTACGGTGTTCTTGAGCCAGGACCGGACGTTCACGCGCAAACTCAAAGAAGCGGCGCTGGCCTACAAGCTCGAGCGGCAATTAAGCAAGGAGCAGATCCTCGAGCAATACCTGAATTTTGTGTATCTCGGATCCAGCGCCTATGGCGTTTCCGATGCGGCTTGGGTGTATTTCTCCAAGCAACCGGAGGAGCTAAACCTCCCCGAAGCAGCTCTGATCGCTGGGATGCCACCAGCTCCATCGCTCTATTCCCCGCTGGTCAACCCCGAGATTGCCCTGCAAAGGCGCAGCATCGTGCTCAGTCGGATGGAGCAGGAAGGATTCATCACCTCGGACGAAGCGGAAGAAGCTCGCAACAGCCCACTGGCACTCAAACCAGCCATACCGAAGTACTACAACAGCACGGCTCCCTATTTCACAACTTGGGTGGCCCAACAGCTGCCCACCATGCTCACCCCAGAACAACTGGAGGTGGGAGGCCTCAAGGTTCGTACCAGTCTGAATCTCGACTGGCAACGCAAAGCCCAGAAGGTGGTGCGTGAAATCGCACCGAATGGAACCGAGGGCGTCATCGTTTCGATTGCGCCTGGCACCGGATTGGTGCGCGTGATGGTGGGAGGGAAAAACTTTTACTCCAGCCAGTTCAACCGCTCCACACAGGCACTGAGATCGCCAGGGTCCACCTTCAAACTGTTTCCCTATAGCGCAGCGATTAATGCGGGCATTAAACCGGAAGATAAATTCTTAGACAAACCGCGCTGCTGGAACGGTTACTGCCCTAAAAACTTTGGCAAAAAATATTTTGGCTACATTTCTCTCGCTGATGCCTTAAAAAATTCTCTCAACACGGTTGCAGTGCAATTGCAAGACAAGGTGGGCTTTGACCCCATCATTGCGATGGCCAACAATCTCGGGATTGGCAACCAACGTCCTCTCGGCCGGTATTACCCAATGGCCATCGGCGCCTATGAACAAACCGTTCTGGATATGACGGCCGCCTATTCCGCTGTAACCAACCGCGGGGTGTACGTGAAACCAACCGCCTTTGAAGAGATCCGTGGTCCTGGTGGCGTCGTGCTTTGGAACCGCAGGGTGGATGGCGACCGCGGGAAGCGTGCCATGGATAGTGATGTTGCCGACACCATGAATTGGATGCTGCAGCGGGTGGTGAGCGGCGGCACTGGAATTGCAGCCAAGCTCGATGATCGCCCGGTGGCCGGAAAAACTGGAACATCAGAGGGGGCAAGAGACATCTGGTTCATCGGCTCTATTCCCCAACTCACCACTGCCGTTTGGTTTGGTCACGACAACAATGCCGAGACCAAAAGCAACAGTGGTGAATCAGCATGGGCCTGGAAGCAATTCATGAATCAAATCAAGTCTGAATTCCCGGCACAGAAGTTTCCGCCCAAGCCCAAAACTGTACGACCGGTTCTTACACGGCCTGGGAAAAAGAAAGCGAGCAACCCCAATCAACCGAACCCTGCTGATGGCCCCCTTCCGGATCGTGATCTGTTTGGTGAAACGGATGATCCAGCGAATAACAACTCGGCCCCACCCACACCGCGCTACGTGAGCCCATCTGGTGGACCCCCGGTGGATGAATTCTTTAGGCCTTTGCCGGTGCAGTGA
- the chlG gene encoding chlorophyll synthase ChlG, giving the protein MSDARQLLGMKGAKGTSNIWKLRLQLMKPVTWIPLIWGVVCGAAASGNYEWRLDHVGAALACMVMSGPLLAGYTQTINDYYDREIDAINEPYRPIPSGEISLGQVKIQIWALLIAGLAVSWGLDVWAGHNTPVLFLLALGGSFVSFIYSAPPLKLKQNGWLGNYALGASYIALPWWAGQALFGQLTWATALLTLAYSLAGLGIAVVNDFKSVEGDRALGLQSLPVAFGIGPASWISAGMIDLFQLLMVAVLIAIGQHFAAVLLVLLIVPQITFQDIWLLRDPVEFDVKYQASAQPFLVLGMLVTALAIGHSPLTQGM; this is encoded by the coding sequence GTGAGTGACGCCCGTCAGCTGCTCGGTATGAAAGGTGCCAAGGGCACCTCCAACATTTGGAAGCTGCGCCTGCAGCTGATGAAGCCAGTCACCTGGATTCCCTTGATTTGGGGAGTGGTCTGTGGTGCCGCGGCCAGCGGCAATTACGAATGGCGTCTTGACCACGTGGGAGCTGCGCTGGCCTGCATGGTGATGAGTGGCCCGCTTCTCGCCGGCTACACCCAAACCATTAACGACTACTACGACCGTGAGATCGATGCAATCAATGAGCCGTACCGGCCGATCCCTTCGGGTGAGATCAGTCTCGGCCAAGTCAAAATTCAGATCTGGGCCCTGCTGATCGCTGGTTTAGCGGTGTCTTGGGGTTTGGATGTCTGGGCTGGGCACAACACTCCCGTGTTGTTTCTTCTCGCCCTTGGCGGCTCGTTCGTGAGTTTCATCTATTCAGCTCCTCCCCTCAAGCTGAAACAGAACGGCTGGTTGGGCAATTACGCCCTCGGGGCCAGTTACATAGCCCTGCCCTGGTGGGCGGGTCAGGCCCTCTTCGGCCAACTCACCTGGGCGACGGCGCTGCTCACGCTTGCCTACAGCCTCGCTGGCTTGGGGATTGCTGTCGTGAACGACTTCAAAAGTGTGGAAGGTGATCGCGCTCTCGGCCTTCAGTCACTCCCTGTTGCATTTGGAATTGGGCCCGCAAGCTGGATCAGCGCTGGGATGATCGACCTCTTCCAACTCCTGATGGTTGCGGTTCTGATCGCAATCGGGCAGCATTTTGCAGCGGTTCTGCTGGTGTTGTTGATCGTGCCTCAGATCACTTTTCAGGACATCTGGCTGCTTCGCGATCCAGTGGAATTTGACGTGAAATATCAAGCCAGTGCCCAACCCTTTCTCGTGCTGGGAATGCTGGTGACAGCTTTGGCGATTGGCCACAGTCCCCTGACGCAGGGAATGTGA
- the petP gene encoding cytochrome b6f subunit PetP, with protein sequence MSQQTAVTIDIGSKVRVTRVRDRIPGELVDLLKKDSTGTVVDFRTVDGKGIGVVVQLSDGSTSWFFEDEIAPG encoded by the coding sequence ATGTCACAGCAGACTGCCGTCACGATAGACATCGGCTCAAAGGTCCGGGTCACCCGAGTCCGCGATCGCATTCCCGGTGAGCTGGTGGACTTACTCAAAAAAGACTCCACTGGCACCGTGGTTGATTTCCGCACTGTCGACGGGAAGGGAATCGGCGTGGTCGTTCAGCTCAGTGATGGCTCAACCAGCTGGTTCTTCGAAGACGAAATCGCGCCCGGCTGA
- the hisF gene encoding imidazole glycerol phosphate synthase subunit HisF, translating to MVALRLIPCLDVAKGRVVKGVNFVGLRDAGDPVELACRYSEAGADELVFLDIAASHEERATLVDLVRRTAASVTIPFTVGGGIASVEGITELLRAGADKVSLNSSAVRRPELVSEGAERFGCQCIVVAIDARRRPSGGWDVYVKGGRENTGLDAVDWARRVAALGAGEILLTSMDGDGTQAGYDLALTRAVAQAVPVPVIASGGAGCMDHIAAALDSGPEGGQASAALLASLLHDGVLSVEQIKLDLQGRGLLIRPLEPEFRS from the coding sequence ATGGTCGCTCTTCGTTTGATTCCCTGCCTCGACGTGGCCAAGGGCCGCGTGGTGAAAGGTGTCAATTTTGTGGGCCTGCGTGATGCAGGCGATCCGGTGGAATTGGCCTGTCGTTACAGCGAGGCCGGAGCCGATGAATTGGTGTTTCTCGATATTGCGGCCAGCCATGAGGAACGCGCCACGTTGGTTGACCTCGTGCGTCGCACGGCTGCGAGTGTCACGATTCCGTTCACGGTGGGAGGCGGAATCGCGTCAGTGGAAGGCATTACGGAACTTCTGCGAGCAGGTGCCGACAAGGTGAGCCTGAATTCGTCGGCTGTGCGTCGCCCTGAGCTGGTGTCAGAAGGGGCTGAGCGGTTTGGATGTCAGTGCATTGTTGTGGCGATTGATGCGCGTCGTCGGCCGAGTGGTGGTTGGGATGTCTATGTCAAAGGCGGCCGCGAAAACACCGGATTGGATGCGGTGGACTGGGCGCGTCGGGTTGCGGCCCTTGGTGCCGGAGAGATTTTGCTCACGTCGATGGATGGCGATGGAACCCAAGCGGGATACGACCTGGCTCTCACGAGAGCTGTGGCGCAGGCTGTGCCGGTTCCAGTGATTGCCTCTGGTGGGGCCGGGTGCATGGATCACATCGCTGCAGCCCTCGATTCCGGGCCAGAGGGCGGCCAGGCATCCGCTGCTTTGCTGGCTTCACTGCTCCATGACGGCGTTCTCAGCGTTGAGCAAATCAAGCTGGATTTGCAAGGACGCGGTTTGTTGATCAGACCCTTAGAGCCTGAGTTCAGGTCTTAA
- the ubiE gene encoding bifunctional demethylmenaquinone methyltransferase/2-methoxy-6-polyprenyl-1,4-benzoquinol methylase UbiE — protein sequence MNPLDPAAVEALFNAVAPRYDRLNDLLSLGLHRQWKRQLLSWLSPHPHERWLDLCCGTGDLALALARKLRPDGSVLGLDAAAAPLTVAAERAGREPWLRVQWMQADALDTGLPDQDFDGVVMAYGLRNLADPFLGFQEMARVLKPGGRAAVLDFNRLPEGSAAAAFQRTYLRRVVVPVAAGMGLADQYAYLETSLKQFLTGAEQESQAFAAGFTAAKHRRLVGGQMGVLLLIR from the coding sequence GTGAACCCTCTTGACCCTGCTGCGGTGGAGGCGTTGTTTAACGCAGTCGCTCCCCGTTATGACCGCCTGAATGACCTGCTGAGTTTGGGGCTGCACAGGCAATGGAAACGCCAACTTCTGTCGTGGTTGAGTCCGCATCCTCATGAGCGTTGGCTGGATTTGTGTTGTGGGACAGGTGATCTCGCCCTTGCCTTGGCAAGAAAGTTGAGACCTGACGGTTCGGTTTTGGGACTTGATGCCGCAGCGGCACCCTTGACCGTGGCTGCGGAACGAGCAGGCCGCGAGCCTTGGCTGCGGGTGCAATGGATGCAAGCGGATGCCCTTGACACCGGGTTGCCGGATCAAGACTTCGATGGGGTTGTGATGGCCTATGGCTTACGCAACCTGGCGGACCCGTTCTTGGGTTTTCAGGAGATGGCAAGGGTGTTGAAGCCCGGCGGGCGCGCGGCGGTTTTGGATTTCAACCGGTTGCCAGAAGGAAGTGCAGCGGCAGCTTTTCAGCGGACCTATCTGCGCCGGGTTGTGGTTCCTGTGGCCGCTGGCATGGGGCTTGCCGACCAGTACGCCTATTTGGAAACCAGTCTGAAGCAGTTCCTAACCGGCGCGGAGCAGGAGAGTCAGGCGTTTGCTGCTGGGTTTACAGCGGCAAAGCATCGACGTTTGGTTGGTGGACAGATGGGTGTGCTGCTCTTAATTCGTTAA
- a CDS encoding DUF1651 domain-containing protein: MPNGEPALLKKRQQLRREQAEQLLNALRHQGWRPTEPVRGSAREP; the protein is encoded by the coding sequence ATGCCCAACGGTGAGCCGGCTCTGTTGAAAAAACGGCAACAATTACGCCGTGAACAGGCAGAGCAATTGTTGAATGCTTTGCGTCATCAGGGGTGGAGACCAACAGAACCTGTGAGGGGGTCTGCTCGTGAGCCATAA
- the glyQ gene encoding glycine--tRNA ligase subunit alpha, with amino-acid sequence MHFQDIISTLNRFWGEQGCVLLQPYDTEKGAGTMSPHTVLRAIGPEPWAVAYPEPCRRPTDGRYGDNPNRAQHYFQYQVLIKPSPDGVQETYLASLAALGICAADHDIRFVEDNWESPTLGAWGVGWEVWLDGMEVTQFTYFQQCGGIDCKPVSIEITYGLERLAMYLQDVESIWDLSWNSERSYGDIWLPFEKGQCQFNFESSNPDRLKQLFAIYEAEAADLIEQHLPAPALDFVLKCSHTFNLLEARGVISVTERTATIGRIRNLARKVAEAWLAEREALGFPLLQPTAAAVADH; translated from the coding sequence ATGCACTTCCAGGACATCATCAGCACGCTGAATCGCTTTTGGGGAGAGCAGGGCTGCGTGTTGTTGCAGCCCTATGACACTGAAAAGGGTGCTGGAACCATGAGCCCGCATACGGTGCTTCGGGCGATTGGGCCTGAGCCCTGGGCGGTTGCTTATCCAGAACCTTGCCGGCGTCCCACCGATGGTCGTTATGGAGATAACCCCAATCGGGCGCAGCATTACTTTCAGTACCAAGTGCTGATCAAGCCCTCGCCCGATGGCGTTCAGGAAACGTATCTGGCATCCCTTGCGGCCCTAGGAATTTGTGCTGCCGATCATGACATTCGTTTTGTGGAGGACAACTGGGAGTCCCCAACGCTTGGTGCCTGGGGTGTGGGTTGGGAGGTGTGGTTGGACGGCATGGAGGTCACCCAGTTCACCTACTTCCAGCAATGTGGAGGCATTGACTGCAAGCCCGTCTCGATTGAGATCACCTACGGCTTAGAGCGCTTAGCGATGTACCTACAGGATGTGGAGAGCATCTGGGATTTGAGCTGGAACTCGGAACGTAGCTATGGGGATATTTGGCTTCCTTTCGAGAAGGGGCAATGTCAATTTAATTTTGAATCATCCAATCCTGATCGCCTTAAACAGCTCTTTGCGATTTATGAGGCAGAAGCCGCTGATCTGATTGAACAACACTTGCCAGCGCCTGCTCTCGACTTTGTCTTGAAGTGCAGCCACACGTTCAATCTGTTGGAAGCTCGTGGCGTGATTTCGGTGACGGAACGTACCGCCACAATTGGACGGATTCGTAATCTGGCGCGAAAAGTAGCTGAGGCTTGGTTGGCAGAACGGGAGGCTCTGGGGTTTCCTTTGCTGCAGCCAACAGCTGCCGCGGTGGCAGATCATTGA